GAATGAACACGCCGAACAGTGGTTGGCTGCGCGGTGCGCGCACTGGCAAAATGAGACCGACAAGATACAGGCTGAGCTAAGGTTGGCTCAGCTCAAAATACAAGCGCTGACCCTTGAGCTGGCGCACCACAAAAGGCTGCGTTTCGGCCATAAAAGTGAAGCTTTGACCTCAGAACAGCGCTCACTATTTGAAGAGACCTGGGAAACCGATTTAGGGGAAATACAAGCACAGGTCACTGAGCATCTGTTACCTAGCTCCCGCACGCCACGGCAAAGCGCAGGCCGTCAGGCCCTACCAGAGCATCTGCCGCGTATCGAGCATCGGCATGAACCTGAGTCGTGCGACTGTGCGCAATGTGGCCAAGCCCTGGTCAAAATAAGCGAAGATGTGAGCGAACAGCTGGATGTGGAACCTGCGCGCTTCTTTGTCCATCGGCATATCCGCCCGCAATATGCCTGTCGCGCCTGCGAAACGATGAGTGCAGCGCCAGTGCCTGCTGCGATTATTGACGGTGGCCTGGCTTCACCGGGCTTACTCACCTGGATTACCGCCAGCAAATATCTGGACCATTTGCCTCTGTATCGGCTCGAAGCTATTGCAGAGCGGCAAGGCGTCCATTTAGCGCGCTCAAGTCTGGCGCAATGGATAGGACAGACTGGTGCTGCTTTACAGCCGCTGGCAGAGCGCCTGGCAGAATTATTGCGAGAACGCGCTGTTTTACATGCAGATGAAACCCCTGTGGCCCAACTTGATCCAGGCAAAGGTAAAACGAAACGTGCCTATCTGTGGGCTTACCGAAGCAATGATCTGGACACTGGGCCACCGATTGCGGTGTTTGATTATCAATTGAGTCGTTCAGGCAGTCATGCACAGACCTTCTTGCAAGGGTGGCAAGGGGATCTGGTTGTGGATGATTTTAAAGGGTATAAAGCCTTATTCAGCAAAGGCATCGCTGAAGTGGGGTGTATGGCGCATGCACGACGAAAATTCTTTGATCTCTATGCTGCCAATCAATCTCCCCTTGCCCAGCAGGCCCTGGAAATGATTGGCGAACTCTATGAAATTGAAAAACGGGCGCGAGCCAGTCCTGGTGAATGCGAAGCCTTACGGCGAAAAGAAACGATTCCAAAACTCCAGACCTACCATCAGTGGCTATTGGAGACTCGCGTCACGGTAGCGGATAACAGCGCGCTGGCGCGGGCGATCGACTACAGTTTAAGACGCTGGCAGGCGCTATCCCGCTTTGCCCATTCGGCCAACCTGCCCATAGACAATAACGCCATAGAGAATATCATCCGTCCCATTGCCGTGGGCCGCAAGAATTGGCTCTTTATAGGCTCTGAACGTGCGGGTCGGCGCGCCGCTGCGATTCAAAGTCTGTTTGCCACAGCCAAGCTCAATGGGCTTGATCCCGCTGCATGGCTCAAAGACACTTTGGAAAAATTACCTGCTTGGCCTCATCGGCGAATCGACGAATTGCTCCCTTTACCGCCTCCTTTATAACCTGTCAACAGTGGTCCGGCTGACCGCTTACTTTTATGGTGCGAGGGGCGGGACTCGAACCCGCATTAAACCTATATTCCATAAGGGTTTTCGGGCATAGGTTGGCGCAAAGCTGTCATTCTTAATTTATTGCGTAAACTTAAGGTAAGTTATCTGTCTGTAAATCACACAGTGATTCTGTAGCGCAAAATCCCTGAGTGATCTTGCGCTACGCCCTGTTAACACCCTACTTTTAATTCATCCTCTCTCACGCTAAATCCGACAAGACAACTCCATCATTGGCACCACGCTGCTTCAACAGCGCTCGATTCATCTCGCTTAACCCAACCACTCCTTCCAATAACGTATCCTTCACCATCAGCTTATTATCCGGTCGTGACATCCAACGCAGGTGCGTATGAACTCCATCCTCCTCTCCTATCAGCTCCCACTGACGAACCAACTTATCACCACTGCCTGTCAACAGATAAGAACTCTCCGGCGTCGCTTTCCAGGCTACGCTTAAGACCGCCTCAGTAAAATCTTGAATCACTCTTAGACACTCACCCGAAGCGACCTCCCACAGACGCACCGTATTGTCTAAACTCCCCGACGCGAGCTGCCTTCCGCTCGGCGAATACACCACGCTCATAACAGGGCCGGTGTGTCCTTCTAAAGTGTGCCCAGACGCGCCGCTGTGTGCGACCCACACACGCACCGTATTGTCACCACTCCCCGAAGCGAGCTGCGTTCCGCTCGGCGAATACACCACGCTAAAAACATAGTCGGTATGTCCTTCTAAGGTGTGCACAGCCGCTCCGTTTTCCGCGTCCCACAGACGCACCGTATTGTCATGACTCCCCGAAGCGAGCTGCGTTCCGCTCGGCGAATACACCACGCTAGTAATAGCGTCGGTATGTCCTTCTAAGGTGTGCACAGATACGCCGCTTTGTGTATCCCACAGACGCACCGTGTTGTCATAACTCTCCGCCGAAGCGATCTGCGTTCCGCTCGGCGAATAAACCACGCTACTAACGCCAATGGTATGGCCTTCTAAGGTGTGCACAGCCGCTCCGCTTTCCGCATCCCACACACGCACCGTACTGTCATGGCTCCCCGAAGCGATCTGCGTTCCGCTCGGCGAATACACCACGCTATTAACAATCGAGGTATGGCCTTCTAAGGTGTGCACAGCCGCGCCGCTGTGCGCATCCCACAGACGCACCGTCGTGTCATAACTCCCCGAGGCAAGCTGCGTTCCGCTCGGCGAATACACCACGCTACTAACAACCGAGGTATGGCCTTCTAATGTGTGCACAGCCGCTCCGCTGTGCGCATCCCACAGACGCACCGTATTGTCATCACTTCCCGAGGCAAGCTGCGTTCCGCTCGGCGAATACACCACGCTATTAATCCAGTGGGTATGTCCTTCTAAGGTGTGCACAGACGCGCCGCTTTCCGCGTCCCACAGACGCGCCGTTTGGTCATAACTCCCTGAGGCGAGCTGCGTTCCGCTCGGCGAATACACCACGCTAAAAACAGCATCGGTATGTCCTTCTAAGGTGTGCACAGCCGCGCCGCTTTCCGCGTCCCACAGACGCACCGTATGGTCATGACTCCCCGAGGCAAGCTGCCTTCCGCTCGGCGAATACACCACGCTAAAAACAGGGCCGGTGTGTCCTTCTAAAGTGTGCCCAGACGCGCCGCTGTGCGCGTCCCACAGACGCACCGTATTGTCACCACTCCCCGAGGCGAGCTGCCTTCCGCTCGGCGAATACACTACGCTCCAAACAGAGTCGGTATGTCCTTCTAAGGTGTGCACAGCCGCGCCGCTTTCCGCGTCCCACAGACGCACCGTATGGTCATGACTCCCCGAGGCAAGCTGCCTTCCGCTCGGCGAATACACCACGCTAGTAATAGCGGAGGCATGTCCTTCTAAGGTGTGCACAGTCGCGCCGCTTTCCGCGTCCCACAGACGCACCGTATTGTCATCACTCCCCGAGGCGAGCTGCGTTCCGCTCGGCGAATACACCACGCTACTAACACCGTCGGTATGGCCTTCTAAGGTATGACCAGGCACTCCGCTTTCCACGTCCCATAGACGCACCGTATTGCCCTCACTCCCCGAGGCGAGCTGCAAACCACTCGGCGAATACACCACGCTACTAACAGAGGAGGTATCTCCTTCTAAGGTGTAGGTTTTTTCCCAATTTGAGGTTGAATAGATGCTGATCGTGCCGTTAGCAAGCCCTACCGCACAGTTTTTCCCATCCGGGGAATACGCGCAGGAATTCACTCTGCTTTCCTCTCGGAGATAAGCCCATTCACCAAATCGCACCCCAGCCATCTGGGCTGCGCTTAAATCCGCATGGCGAAGCCAACTATTCCTAAAATTGACCTCGCTTAAATCTGACCCTTGCAACTGCGCTGAATCAAATACCCCAAAGCTCAGATCTGCACCGGATATCTGGATTCCCTTTAAATCCATGTCATTGAACTGCACCCCCGCTTTAACCAGGATCGTGATCGCATTCGCTGCAGCCATGCGCACGCTATTCTGGCTCGTGGACGCTTTGATCCACGCTAACAGCGGTTTCAGCAGCCCCCCATTGTGTTGAACTCGTTCGACCAAAAAGCGCTGGATCGCTAAATCCTCCACCACATTGAATCTATTCAATAGGGCCGCAGCATCCACTTGAACAGAAGGGCTGAGCGCTTCCCATAA
The Mycoavidus cysteinexigens genome window above contains:
- the tnpC gene encoding IS66 family transposase — encoded protein: MNLDAEIAPFKLNEHAEQWLAARCAHWQNETDKIQAELRLAQLKIQALTLELAHHKRLRFGHKSEALTSEQRSLFEETWETDLGEIQAQVTEHLLPSSRTPRQSAGRQALPEHLPRIEHRHEPESCDCAQCGQALVKISEDVSEQLDVEPARFFVHRHIRPQYACRACETMSAAPVPAAIIDGGLASPGLLTWITASKYLDHLPLYRLEAIAERQGVHLARSSLAQWIGQTGAALQPLAERLAELLRERAVLHADETPVAQLDPGKGKTKRAYLWAYRSNDLDTGPPIAVFDYQLSRSGSHAQTFLQGWQGDLVVDDFKGYKALFSKGIAEVGCMAHARRKFFDLYAANQSPLAQQALEMIGELYEIEKRARASPGECEALRRKETIPKLQTYHQWLLETRVTVADNSALARAIDYSLRRWQALSRFAHSANLPIDNNAIENIIRPIAVGRKNWLFIGSERAGRRAAAIQSLFATAKLNGLDPAAWLKDTLEKLPAWPHRRIDELLPLPPPL